In Cicer arietinum cultivar CDC Frontier isolate Library 1 chromosome 7, Cicar.CDCFrontier_v2.0, whole genome shotgun sequence, a single window of DNA contains:
- the LOC101493262 gene encoding myosin-2-like — protein MVSSASPCSLTRSSLEEMLDSLRRKDEGEANKKDSPPALPSRPASKARLPRAKRSLPNNFKVGSGGGVVKNGFNDNEESVESKRKETCLENKIRESSFGRKRVKKDVVESPYVAPICESGIVSELDGDTISYFIKMVTLNLEKGQWELGSIRSTSGEEASVSLSNGNVLKVARSEILPANPDILEGADDLIKLAYLNEPSVLYNLRFRYSRDMIYSKAGPILIALNPFKDIQINGNDYVSTYNQRFVDSPNVYGMIEAAYNQMMGDEVNQSIIISGESGSGKTETAKIAMQYLAALGNGSCGRANDVLQTNCILEAFGNAKTSVNDNSSRFGKFIEILFSTTGKICGAKIQTYLLEKSRVVQLTSGERSYHVFYQLCAGSSSGLKERLNLRAACDYKYLNQSNCMAIGGIDDAKNFHQLMKAFNAVWICKEDQELIFKMLAAILWLGNISFEVTDSENHVEVVGDEAVTSAALLMGCSSQELMTALSTHKIQSDKDTVAKSLTLLQAIEARDAIAKFIYSSLFEWLVQQINKSLEVGEKHTQKSICILDIYGFQSFQKNKFEQFCINYANERLQQHFNRHLFKLEQEDCESDGIDCTVLDFEDNQECLDLFEKKPLGLLSLLDEESNLAEASDLTFANKLRNHLNANHCFKGEGGRAFSVRHYMGEVLYDTNGFLQNNRDTLSSNSIQLLSSCNCELLKLFSEVFNQSEEHANSTFHVGAQYLQKRGVGTKFKDQLFKLMNQLESTTPYFIHCIKPNTKKLPGIYDNELVLQQLRCCGVLEAVRISRAGYPTRMNHQEFSRRYKFLLLESDVPRDPLSISVAVLQKFNVPSEMYQVGYSKIYLRAGQIDALEDKRKQLLQGTIRIQKCFRGHQARSFFCELQNGVTTLQSFIRGEITRRKHGDLEKSSITIYSKKLEEIHAIILLQSVIRGWLVRRDCSHINKLRKYHENAKPRRKSRVQMPEVKDLSKEMVQNLPSALAELQKRVYKAEAIVEQKEEENTELWEQLKQSERKRIEYELKMKSMEETWQKQMASLQMSLVAARTSLASENSTVQPVRHDVVSPRYYDSEDASSMGSRTTSGNTPMIKLSSSLSVSDVGRQANGTLTTVSNLMKEFEHRRQTFNDEVKALNEIKPGQSADTNSADELRKLKQRFEGWKKQYKVRLREAKARFSETEKSRRTWWGKFSSRA, from the exons ATGGTGTCATCAGCTTCGCCATGTTCTCTTACGAGAAGCTCGTTGGAAGAGATGCTTGACTCGCTTCGCCGGAAGGACGAAGGTGAAGCGAATAAGAAGGATTCGCCACCGGCGTTGCCATCCCGGCCGGCGTCAAAGGCTCGGCTCCCTCGGGCAAAGCGGTCGCTGCCAAATAATTTCAAGGTCGGCAGCGGCGGTGGTGTGGTGAAGAATGGATTTAATGATAATGAAGAAAGTGTGGAAAGTAAGAGGAAGGAAACATGTTTGGAAAATAAGATAAGAGAGAGTAGTTTTGGGAGGAAGAGGGTGAAGAAGGATGTTGTCGAGTCACCTTACGTGGCACCAATTTGTGAATCAGGGATCGTTTCAGAATTGGATGGTGATACTATTTCTTATTTCATCAAAATGGTAACTCTCAACTTggaaaa AGGGCAATGGGAGCTAGGGTCgataagatcaacttcaggagAGGAAGCATCTGTTTCACTCTCAAATGGAAAT GTGCTGAAAGTGGCTAGATCAGAGATTCTACCAGCTAATCCTGATATTTTAGAGGGTGCCGATGACCTTATTAAACTCGCTTATTTGAATGAGCCATCGGTTCTTTACAATCTTAGGTTTAGATATTCCCGGGATATGATTTAT AGCAAAGCAGGGCCCATTTTAATTGCACTCAATCCTTTCAAAGATATCCAGATTAATGGAAATGATTATGTCTCCACTTATAATCAGCGATTTGTTGATAGCCCTAATGTTTACGGCATGATAGAAGCTGCTTATAACCAGATGATGGGAG ATGAAGTAAATCAGTCCATTATTATAAG TGGTGAGAGTGGATCTGGGAAGACCGAGACAGCTAAAATTGCTATGCAGTATTTAGCTGCTCTTGGTAATGGCAGTTGCGGGAGAGCAAATGATGTTCTTCAGACAAATTGTATACTAGAAGCTTTTGGGAATGCAAAAACATCTGTGAATGACAACTCTAGCAGATTT GGAAAGTTTATTGAAATTCTTTTCAGTACCACGGGTAAAATATGCGGGGCTAAAATTCAAACTT ATTTGTTGGAAAAG TCAAGGGTTGTTCAACTGACCAGTGGTGAGAGGTCGTATCATGTATTTTATCAACTTTGTGCTGGATCTTCATCTGGTCTTAAAG AGAGACTGAATCTTAGAGCAGCCTGTGACTATAAATATCTAAATCAAAGTAACTGCATGGCAATTGGTGGTATTGATGATGCCAAAAACTTTCATCAGCTGATG AAAGCATTTAATGCTGTTTGGATTTGCAAAGAAGACCAAGAGCTGATATTTAAGATGCTTGCTGCAATACTATGGCTGGGAAATATATCATTCGAAGTTACTGACAGTGAAAATCACGTTGAGGTTGTGGGCGATGAAG CCGTAACCAGTGCAGCGCTGCTGATGGGTTGCAGTTCCCAGGAATTAATGACAGCTTTATCCACCCATAAAATCCAATCTGATAAGGATACTGTTGCCAAAAGTTTGACATTATTGCAG GCAATTGAAGCAAGAGATGCAAttgccaaatttatttattcaagctTGTTTGAATGGCTTGTACAACAAATTAACAAGTCACTTGAAGTGGGTGAAAAACATACCCAGAAATCCATTTGTATCCTTGATATTTATGGGTTTCAGTCATTTCAG AAGAACAAATTTGAACAGTTTTGTATAAATTATGCCAATGAGAGGCTTCAACAACATTTTAATCGGCATCTGTTTAAACTTGAGCAGGAG GACTGTGAATCAGACGGCATAGATTGTACAGTATTAGATTTTGAAGACAATCAAGAGTGCTTGGATCTATTTGAGAAG AAACCTCTTGGTCTACTCTCTTTGTTGGATGAGGAATCAAATTTAGCTGAGGCTTCTGATTTAACATTTGCAAACAAACTTAGGAATCACCTGAATGCTAATCATTGCTTCAAAGGGGAAGGAGGAAGAGCTTTCAGTGTTCGTCACTATATGGGGGAG GTTTTGTATGATACAAATGGCTTTCTACAAAATAACAGAGATACATTGTCTTCTAATTCCATTCAACTCCTTTCATCATGTAATTGTGAACTGCTGAAGTTGTTCTCTGAAGTGTTTAACCAATCTGAGGAGCATGCAAATTCCACTTTCCATGTTGGCGCACAATACTTACAGAAGCGAGGCGTTGGGACAAAGTTTAAG GATCAATTGTTCAAGTTGATGAATCAGTTGGAGAGCACTACTCCTTACTTTATTCACTGCATAAAGCCAAATACTAAGAAGCTTCCTGGAATTTATGACAACGAACTTGTCCTACAACAGCTCAGATGCTGTGGAGTTCTAGAAGCTGTTAGAATTTCAAGGGCTGGATATCCTACTCGAATGAACCATCAAGAGTTTTCCAGAAG GTACAAGTTTTTGCTTCTTGAATCTGATGTACCTCGGGATCCGTTGAGCATCTCTGTCGCAGTTTTGCAAAAATTTAATGTCCCTTCTGAAATGTACCAAGTTGGCTACTCAAAAATTTATCTTCGAGCAGGGCAG ATTGATGCATTGGAGGATAAGAGAAAACAGCTTTTGCAGGGAACAATTAGGATTCAAAAATGCTTCCGTGGTCATCAAGCCCGCAGTTTTTTCTGTGAACTTCAGAATGGAGTTACAACATTACAATCAT TTATTCGTGGAGAAATTACAAGAAGGAAACATGGTGATTTGGAGAAGTCTTCTATAACaatttattctaaaaaactTGAGGAGATTCATGCAATCATACTACTTCAATCTG TAATTCGTGGGTGGCTGGTTCGTAGGGATTGTAGTCACATCAATAAATTGAGGAAATATCATGAAAATGCAAAACCTAGACGAAAGTCTCGCGTTCAGATGCCAGAGGTGAAG GATTTGTCCAAAGAGATGGTTCAGAACTTGCCTTCAGCTTTAGCAGAACTCCAAAAACGGGTTTACAAGGCTGAAGCAATTGTGGAGCAAAAGGAAGAGGAAAATACTGAATTATGGGAACAGCTAAAACAGTCTGAGAGAAAGAGGATTGAATATGAGTTGAAGATGAAGTCAATGGAGGAGACATGGCAAAAGCAGATGGCATCTTTGCAA ATGAGTCTTGTTGCTGCTAGAACGAGCCTTGCTTCAGAGAATAGCACTGTTCAACCTGTAAGGCATGATGTTGTGTCGCCTCGCTACTATGACTCTGAAGATGCTTCTTCCATGGGATCTCGAACAACTAGTGGGAACACACCTATGATAAAGTTATCTAGTAGTCTTTCTGTCTCTGATGTAGGGAGGCAGGCTAATGGTACTTTGACGACAGTCAGCAATCTGATGAAGGAATTTGAGCATCGAAGACAGACCTTCAATGATGAAGTTAAAGCTCTAAATGAGATTAAACCAGGGCAGTCTGCTGACACAAATTCTGCTGATGAACTTCGGAAACTTAAACAAAGATTTGAGGGATGGAAGAAACAATACAAGGTTAGATTGCGGGAGGCAAAAGCAAGGTTTTCCGAAACCGAAAAAAGTCGACGAACATGGTGGGGGAAATTTAGCTCGAGGGCATAA